In Gopherus evgoodei ecotype Sinaloan lineage chromosome 7, rGopEvg1_v1.p, whole genome shotgun sequence, the sequence tctgaagaggcgagcatcatgaacccctccTGGCCAttccatgtggatgttggtgaaacatcccttgtgatccagcagtgcttgcagcaccattgaaaagtaccccttgcggtttatgtactgggtgctctggtgccaagatagggatatgggttccatctatcgcccccccacagttagggaatcccattgcagcaaagccatccactatgacctgcatgtttctcagagtcacaacctttcgtagcagcagcttaatgattgctttggctacttgcatcacagcagccccaaaaatagattttcccactccaaattgattcccgactgaccggtagctgtctggcgttgcaagcttccagagggctattgccactcgcttctccactgtgagggctgctctcatcttggtattatggtgtttcagggcaggggaaagcaagtcacaaagttccatgaaagtgcccttgtGCATGTGatagtttcgcagccactgggaatcgttccctacctgcaacactatgtggtgccaccagtctgtgcttgtttcccaggcacaaaatcggcgttcaatggctacaacctgccccattaccatcaggatctccaaagcgcaggggcccgcggtttgagagaattctgtgtccatgtcctcattcctctcgtcgccgcgctgccgtagccgcctcctccttatctggttttgcaggtcccggttcagcatgaCTGCACGacaatgcgcaaggtgtttacaacgtccatgattgctgtcttgagctgagcagggtccatgcttgctgtgctatggcacttgcacagttcacccaggaaaaaaggcgtgaaacggttgtctgctgctttcacagagggaggggtgaggctgtacccagaaccacccgcaacaatgttttttgccccatcaggcactgggatctcaacccagaattcgaatgggtgggggagactgcaggaactatgggatagctacccacagtgcaactctcagGAAAtggacactagcctcggtacgcacaccgccaaattaatgtgcttaatgtggccgcgtgcactcgactttatacaatctgttttacaaaactggtttatgtaaaatcagaataatcctgtagtgtagatgtacccgaaGGGTCTCTTAGCTCCAGTGGTAAAAGccaggttggtttgtttgttttttgagctGAACGATCAAGGGTCTAGACTTAGCTCCCATGTGGTGTATGTGATTTTTCCCAATAATTATCTGTTATTTCCAGTTCAGAGATTCATTGTTATATGCTGCCTATTCATCCCCCCCCATTCCTGTCTGAACTTTTATCTTTCTCCCAATACCAAGTCTTCGATCTTTCTTTCAAGTAGCCCAGCCAGCTTGAGTCCATTCCATAAGGTAGCCAACAAGTAACAGTCAGCTGCGCACTGCATTACCATCATCATCTGCTATGCCACTGAATAACTGCTATGCCTGGATCCTAAAAATCCCTCCATAAACCATTCCTTAATTCACATGAAAGTCTAGGAGACAATAATAGATCTGGAAACTTGAACATAAAGCCTTCTCTTTTGCTTTGTAACTGTAGTACCATGTATAACATCTAAACCTTTAGCAATTTAGTCCGTATAATTGAATAACTTTTAGTCTAGATGTCCATCATTGTAAATAATTTACTCCTCAGAGAGTTTCAAATGTTATGGTTCACAGATCTTCAGCGTTGTCCACTAAAAAGTCCATCAACTATGGGGGCCCGATATGCAGTAGTCTTAGACATCCCAAGCTGGGACACTGACACTGTTATGAGAACAACCTGTATTGTCCAAGTCCTCCACCATCAGCCCATGGTTAGCAATACGCCCATTCCTCAGTGGAAATAACCCAATTCTGGAGAGGTTACTTTGTCCGGACTGGGAGGGTTGCACTGAATCACTAGGGTGCGCTTCAACAAAAATGCGGTTTCGTGCTCCAAAAAGGAATCCAATATTGTTCCTCTCTGAATAAGTATCCTTGTGCTTGTTCTCCACGTAGCAGAGCTGGACCTTGAAAGCCTCCTGAAACCCTCTTCGGAAGTTCTCATTGAAATACCCATAGATGATTGGGTTGATGCTGCTGTTGAAGAATGCCAGCCAATGGGCAAATGGAAAAATATAAACTGTGATCACGTTGAGCTGGTGCTCAGTTAGGTTTCCATAATCTGTTAGAAGCATTAAAGTCCACAGGGGCAACCAGGAGAGAGTGAAGAACAATGCCACTATGATTAACATGTTGATAACCTTGACTTTCCTCTTGGAGACCCTCTTACCCTCATTCTCCTCTGACTGGGAGCCTCCTTTGGGTGCAGAGGACTTGAAAAGTTTGAAAGCGATACGTGCGTACATGATCACAATTAAGGTAAGAGGAACCACATAAATGTGAGAAAAGAGTACGGTTGTGTAGATCTTTCGCATTCCCTTGTCAGGCCATGCCTCCCAGCAGGAGTAGAGTGGGTAGGAATTGTTGTATGCATCCACCATGAAATGATATTCATCCCTGATGACTGTCAAGGTGACTGCGGAGGGGCACATGATTATCAAGGCCAAGACCCAAATGATAACTATGCTGATTAGGGCTTTCCTCAGAGTTAGTTTCTGTCTGAAGGGGTAAACAATGCAACGAAACCTGTGAGAGGAAGAAAAAGAGTATTGCTTTTAAGTTCTGCTGAGGTGCTTACTCTATGTACCAAGGGACATTTATAGAGGCCTCTTCTGACTTTTCATGCAGAAGATCGAGGTTTGAGACCTCCCATCCTGACCTCTGTCCCTGTAAAGAGGTACATTCATACTGTAGCAAAAATTATTTCAAACCAGTAATTGTACAAAATGCAGTTTACTTGATGAGTCATTTTTCTCATCATCAGACATCAGCCTGCATTGTGGAGCTAAATCACTGCACAGTACAGAAGAGTGAGAAGTTTAGCAGAAGGATCTATAGTGATTAGGTCCTACAACACAGGCTGATGTTATAGTGTATGTG encodes:
- the NPFFR1 gene encoding neuropeptide FF receptor 1 — protein: MGGDTFLPSNSSSPYSKNDSRNRIFTEKYTFSSYYQHSSPIAAMFILAYIFIFLMCMIGNMLVGVIVLKNRQMRTVTNMFILNLAISDLLVGIFCMPTTLVDNLITGWPFDNAMCKMSGLVQGMSVSSSVFTLVAIAVERFRCIVYPFRQKLTLRKALISIVIIWVLALIIMCPSAVTLTVIRDEYHFMVDAYNNSYPLYSCWEAWPDKGMRKIYTTVLFSHIYVVPLTLIVIMYARIAFKLFKSSAPKGGSQSEENEGKRVSKRKVKVINMLIIVALFFTLSWLPLWTLMLLTDYGNLTEHQLNVITVYIFPFAHWLAFFNSSINPIIYGYFNENFRRGFQEAFKVQLCYVENKHKDTYSERNNIGFLFGARNRIFVEAHPSDSVQPSQSGQSNLSRIGLFPLRNGRIANHGLMVEDLDNTGCSHNSVSVPAWDV